From the Salmo trutta chromosome 25, fSalTru1.1, whole genome shotgun sequence genome, the window ATGTATCCTACTTCCGCAGGTCCTGAGGAGAGATCACTACCAGACCTCACCGATGGAGACCCTGCCACCAGACCTCACCGATGGAGACCCTGCCACCAGACCTCACCGATGGAGACCCTGCCACCGATAGAGACCCTGCCACCAGACCTCACCGATGGAGACCCTGCCACCGATAGAGACCCTGCCACCAGACCTCAACGATGGAGACCCTGCCACCGATGGAGACCCTGCCCCCAGACCTCACCGATGGAGACCCTGCCCCCAGACCTCACCGATGGAGACCCTGCCCCCAGACCTCACCGATGGAGACCCTGCCCCCAGACCTCACCGATGGAGACCCTGCCCCCAGACCTCACCGATGGAGACCCTGCCACCAGACCTCACCGATGGAGACCCTGCCACCAGACCTCACCGATAGAGACCCTGCCACCAGACCTCACCGATAGAGACCCTG encodes:
- the LOC115161772 gene encoding extensin-like, which translates into the protein MYPTSAGPEERSLPDLTDGDPATRPHRWRPCHQTSPMETLPPIETLPPDLTDGDPATDRDPATRPQRWRPCHRWRPCPQTSPMETLPPDLTDGDPAPRPHRWRPCPQTSPMETLPPDLTDGDPATRPHRWRPCHQTSPIETLPPDLTDRDPAPRPHRWRPCPQTSPMETLPPDLTDGDPATRPHRWRPCHQTSPIETLPPDLTDGDPAPRPHRWRPCPQTSPMETLPPDLTDGDPATRPHRWRPCHQTSPMETLPPDLTDRDRTSSSLQHTFSS